TCTTTATACGAGTGCATGTATGCTTACAACCTCACAGAAACAATGAACACATCGACAAACAGTTAGATAGAAACAAATATGTACACACACCCAGCTAACTGGGTTCAGGATCAGACATCTCAAACAACAGTGACAAATAACACATAAGCTAAAGCCTAGATCAGAGTCTTAATTACCCTTACTAAAGCCTAGCCAATGGTCTAAACACCCAGACACATTTTTAGATCAAAACATACACAGAACTAAAATTGATGACTTAGgattacacggtcgtgtgcttTGGCCGTGTGGAAATGCCTAGACCATGTGGGGGTTAACACGCCCATGTGGGAGGAGGCACACGGCTGTGTAGAtgaggcacacgcccgtgtggccagggacatggccgtgtgaacaggccgtgtaactcactgtccaTTATGCTAAAATAGAGTACATGGCAGACATGACCGTGTGAGGgtctcacacgcccatgtgcccaccagacatggctgtgtgtccaaaacacacgtccgtgtgggaCCTGTAAATCCCAAATTAGCCACATGGCTCTGTGGCACCAAATCTCCAAATCCTTAATTCCCAAACACATACGCCCGTTTGCCTAGGGGACACGGCCATGAGAAAATCGACTATTTTCCCCAAATCATCCATCCGACCGTGTGGCAGGAAATTCTACctgaaaaccctaaattctaattccacacagtcgtgtgaactagcacacgcccgtgtggccacccGTGTGGCCACCCGTGTGGTCACAAAACACCCGCAAACAGCCTGAAAATTGAGTTTTTCGGTCATTAAATCGACCTCCAATCATGACGTTTCATAAACCAACCATAACGTACTAGATTTCAGGAAATTATAAGCGACACGAGCCTCAATTACTCAATTATCGAAACACACAAAAAGATCACCGAAATCTACAACAAATCaacaatttgtaaataaattaaaagagtttTGAATCCCACACCTGATTTGCAATCAAAGACGTTTAGACATCGGCTCGACGACAAGGAAACGACTCTCCAAAATCCACAAGAAAAATcgttttcaaagaaaaataaataagaacaaaacgaaagaaaaaaaataaagaaaggggAAGAGGAGAACAtccagagaaaagaaaaaataatcccaaaataaaaatgacaatcaatagttatatattttaacttaaaacaaaacggctacttaacaaaacaaaatgaaataaaaatgtttcTCCAAAACGCACACACAAAGACTCGAACCCAAAACCTTGAGGTATACTAACACTCATTAATCCACTAGACCAACAGGCCCATTTTGACACTTAAACGCGTAACTAAACATAATAGCACACCCTTCTCTCTGACCCTAGCCACAAaactcaaaacttctaaccccaaaatctggggtgttacatgtataatgatttataaaatcctatgatgttaggaatgaaaaaaaaaatgatgttgatagacttactcatttatgagttgatggttatgtGTGGTCAATTAGGTTATGTGTTGATATGAAAATTAGTTATGGTTGTTTGGATGAAACATGATCATTTTGATGCAAATGTAAGTATGAATGCTtagttgtgattgaggtgcctaaaTGGCATATTGATTGAATGGACTTATGGTATGTTGAAATGAtcttattatgcatattttggcatgttttggtgcCTTGATCATAGGTTCATTTGGCGTGTTGGTACTTGTTgaaattgggtgaaagaaaagGCTTGATTTTGACCTATTTCTTAACtacacgacctaagacacggATGCGTGTCTCAGCCGTATGtggcacacggcctagcacacggcctgacacatgaGCGTGTGAGGCCACGTCGAGAGTTacacggacgtgtggcttggccgtgtgacacaagtcagtgagttacacgggcacaaacacgggctgggacacgttcgtgtgtccctatttcgaatgttacacggcctaagacatggacgtgtgtcttagccgtgtgagccacacggccttgTCATACGGCCTTGTGACCCCTGCAgtataaatttttctaactttttcttaaactttctaaatattttcgatttagtcccagACCGTTTCGATCAATTGTATTTTTtaaggcctcaagggctcgattaaggggcattatgaatgtatttgaataaaattagaatatgtATTGCATTGATATATGAATTGAATGGTTTACTGTTCTGACGATGGATACGAGTTAAGAGTGTTACACATAGTGTAAGCAATCATTAGcaccaaaatcaacatcaattCAACAATATTACTCCCCTTACACTGGTCACCTGAATCACATTGCATCAAGTTGTGTAGAAGGGATAAGATGGATGTTACATCATCAATAATAGGAGTTGTAGTTCGCAGAACAACAAGAGTCTTTTGCCGCGGAAATTTGGATGAAGTATTTATGATATTTGGTGCATCTTCAATATGATCTATATAAGTTACAACTTATGTTTCactcataattaaaatatggttaatcttttctcacccaaatatGCTTTTGTCAAATCTTACCTGTcgaatttattttttcacataaaGACTTAAACATAAGAATATGTCTGTATTTCACACACTGCTTAATATACGCAGTCTGTATGTTAGCAGATGCTTTTAGTAACAATTTTAGAAACAAAGAAAgcttaattttaagaattgacAGGTTTCTCCTACAAAATTGAAGAACCAACTCTATCTCCATTTTGAAATAAGTTAACTGAgctatttttagtatttttatgtttCACATTTGGACTTTGTGACTATGccttttaataatattgtttccaagatttaaattcatgttttctCTCATTTGAAGTATAATATAACTTACCATTACACCTAACACTTGTCTATTAATACTTAACTATTTTAGCACCGATATATACACACAAAGGGAGCAGTGAAAGAAGAGCCACTCCATGGAGACACATAGCCGTACTTCTCCATCAATTTTGCATGGAAAGCAAGCTTTCATTGGGGTTCTAGAATTTATAACAACGTAAATGAACTTTGGTTTTGTCCTTTAGAAAACAAGACAATGTAACGATCCCACTCCCGAAGAGAATTCTTTGTTCCTTGGAGAGGGCTGCCTCGTAATTCCCATAtattattaacaataaaaccGTTAAGCTAAGTTTCAGAATCTAATTTGGTAGAAACCTATAACGACTTGGAAAATTGATTTaagacaaaataattaaaagaaaaaaaaccatatgAAAACTCCAAAGTTAACTCTAACTAACCCACTTAATTCTTCACCTAATTTCTAACAGATTCTATTTTTACTCTTTCTTCCACTGTCTCTTTGGAAACATAACTAATATGAGAAGCTGAAACCATGTCCTAGTGAAACACGTTTGTCATTAGTTGGAGTGTTGGAGAACATGACTTTGAACAACAATATCAATGTTGGACAAGTATGTTAATTCTCTTAGTATTCAACGTTGAATGCAAAGGATTTGTAATTCTCTCTTTGATTCAACCCCCTTTCCTAATAAATACTCACTCCAGACAGCATGGAAGGAGCACAGCAAAAGCCTATTTCACCACACTTGCATAAAAGGAAGAGAGAGGAGACGGAAATGGCAGCTGAGATTATGTTCCGATGCGTCTTCGAAGGAAGCATATCAATGAAAGACTGTTTGATCGAACGGAGGCCGTACCATCGCAACTGCCAATGTGCATTGCACAACCTCAAAGGGGTTTGTTCATCTACTTGCAGTTCTCAGGCAACCAATCTATCATTCTCTAAAAAGTTACAGACATGGGGTGATTGTTCCTTGTCTTTGTCGGCTTCCAAATTCTCTTCTCCATCTCCTCCTTCaccaaaaccttaaaaaatattgatgCAGCTCCCGTTTCGAGTGAAACAGAAGCTCAGCACATTAaagtttagaaattaaaatcaGGTTAGGAATATTTAATTCATCGAGACGTAAAAAATTTATGTCGAGGGGAAAACGTACAGTACAGGGTTCTTCTTGATAACTACTTCCCTGTAAATTCTGTAGAGTTATAAACTTCACTGTAAAGAAATATCTCAGTATTTTgccctttccttttctttttctaagaATGTTGCATTTGCTTGAACTATATCCCCAATTCAAGCTGAAAATTGATTGCCTGCCTTAGCATGTCCTATACATTTCTTTGGCTCTCCTTGCAATACGGTCGAGCCAGCATCATCGATGTTGCTTACGAGataatttttcttccttttcagcGAAAGGACAATATCTTGGAATGTTTAGatataaaattaggaaaaaagaattaagttaaatattgaacTTGTGTATTGTTGagtatgaattgaaataaatatattaagaataaataagttacaataaaaaaataatgtgtgaaaagaataaataaagaaatacaTGACTTTAAGACAGaaatttcactataataaaagttaaagattACAAAGAAGTATACAACTCTCACCTAAAAATTACCCAAGAGCTATTATACAACTCACTGCCTAATTTACTCTGTAAGATGATATGTTTCATGGCTTAGAACTAAAGTTTATTTATACTAGTTTGCATGACTTTCAGGTTAATAGCCACATAATTGGAAGATcggtaataataatttttgcaGTGATAAAATTTGGTGCATAAATTAGCTATCAATTTTAACATTTGCTAAGATTATGGCTTgttaaatttaaaccaaaattttgacaCAACCGGTGCATTAATTGGCTTGGAAATTCATGCCATCCTTAACATGCCTCAAAAACTTAATATTGGAAGAGTTAGGGGTTGGGTTTCTAGCTATTTTGCAGATCATTTCACTATTGTGCTAGAAGaccaacaaataattttttatagcaTTTCTTGTATTAAGAATTACGTTACCATTTCCTTAATGATTTACTGAATCTAGtaattaatatatcaaatagtGTTACGATAGTGATTGAatctaaactttttaaaattaggttatcaaaatagaaacatgttaataattgaagGATTATTGTTCTAATTTactctaaattaaaattaattactctATAATATATAAAGTGTTTGTATTTGGTATATAGgcaacatattttttttcattgtacAAGCCGCCGccttaaaaaaattgacatgtgtcttttttttaaaaaaatattcattttctatattaatatattccTACAAGATACTTGTCAGTCCCTTGATCTCGCTTGTGAGCTTAAAAACTCCACTGATAGTATACCACATGTTTTTCCATATATAAATCCATGAAACGTTAATTCTATTggaattgatttaaataattattattttgtttattttcaaattttaaatattaaaattatatcattaataacgttttaatctaaaattatgatatttgtattattaataatattatttaatttaaaagttgcGGGTAAGTAGAAATTAgctatttttggatttaaaacccatgtaaaactaaaaaaaagagtaaaaatcattttattattttcaaatcaatcatatttaaaacgaaaataaaatatagttgCTTTTAAGATATTGAAGCcaaacaaaatcattttttttctaaaattttgtattaattttatttatcaataaagaGATAATAGATATTTTTTCTAAAGTGTTTAATGCGTTTGAAATTTTCTATCAGGATTATAAGATATAAGTTGAAAATGCATactttatgaaaataaaataatatatgcaACTTACtagttataaattaaaacaaattcataatttatattataagcatTATTTATATGAGttttttaaaatcatacttaatttaaaattgggTTTAGTTATGGATTTGGGTAAATTTTAGTTTGGATTAAACTGGTTCAAAtggatttttatttcatgataaaatcaaattaaattgtgtttacAGTTTGAGTGAGAATTGATAAATCTATATAGAAATAAAgtcaacttatttaattaaaatataataaggtaaattacaatcatatcattaaattttaaacttttaatttaaattttaaaaaagtttaattcAATAAGCAACCTTAAACTATATTGCTTTTCTTAGTTAggtacttatttttttattgaatgaaaTAACTAAACTATAACCCATAACTGTTGTGAGCACTACTGTTGAAGAAAATCTTTTAACCAATCAAGAGTTGACACGTgacattaaatattaatgtgGTGGGTCAAgagctaaaaaaaattaacgatTAGTGCTTATAATAATTACGAAattataatttacataaaaaaattgtctaactaaaaattaaggaaaaatccAACTTCATCCACTATGTTCCAAATTGAATTTCTTGCAAATCTAACCAACCCCACTTTTATTGTTTCCGTAATTACTAagagattcttttttttttttgctctctTCTTCCCATTCTATTGggaatataattaatatgagAAACTTAAACACTGTCCTAGTGAAACACGTTTGTCATTTGTTGGAGACATGACTTTGAACAACAAGATCAATGTTGGACAGCTATGTTCCTTCTCTACTCTAGTATTTAACGTTTAATGCAAAGGGTTTGTAATTTTCTCTTTGATTCAACTGCCATTGAACCCCTTcttctctctatatatatactcaCTTCACTTCAGAAAGCATGTAATTCACAGCAAAAGCCTTGAAACTGTTATACTTCACACACAATCTTTTTACTTACATACATAGAAAATAGTTTGATTTAGAAGAAATAGCAGAGGGAAATGGCAGCTGAGATGATGCTCCGGTGTGTTTTCGAAGGAAGCATATCAATGCAAGACTGTTTGATCGAACGGAGGCCCTACCATCGCAACTGCCAATGTGCATTGCACAACCTCAAAGGGGTTTGTTTATCTACTTGCACTTCTCGgacaaccaatatgtcattcccTAAGAAACAGACATGGGGTGATTGTTCTTTGTGTTTGTCGGCTTCCAAATTCTCTGCTCAATCTCCTCTTCTTCCTGATGCCTCCTTCACCAATACCATACAAAATATTGATGCAGCCCC
This genomic stretch from Gossypium raimondii isolate GPD5lz chromosome 6, ASM2569854v1, whole genome shotgun sequence harbors:
- the LOC128041672 gene encoding uncharacterized protein LOC128041672; translation: MAAEMMLRCVFEGSISMQDCLIERRPYHRNCQCALHNLKGVCLSTCTSRTTNMSFPKKQTWGDCSLCLSASKFSAQSPLLPDASFTNTIQNIDAAPVLSETEAQHSQVYR